A single genomic interval of Candidatus Methylomirabilota bacterium harbors:
- the rpsU gene encoding 30S ribosomal protein S21 has protein sequence MASVTVKEDESFEGALRRFKKQCEKAGVLSELRKREHYEKPSVRRKKKSMAARKKALKRVHFAVE, from the coding sequence ATGGCGAGTGTGACGGTCAAGGAGGACGAGTCGTTCGAGGGCGCCCTCCGCCGTTTTAAGAAACAGTGCGAGAAGGCCGGGGTCTTGTCAGAACTCCGCAAGCGCGAGCATTACGAGAAGCCAAGTGTCCGCCGCAAGAAAAAATCGATGGCCGCCAGAAAGAAGGCCTTGAAGCGCGTCCACT